A portion of the Lolium rigidum isolate FL_2022 chromosome 1, APGP_CSIRO_Lrig_0.1, whole genome shotgun sequence genome contains these proteins:
- the LOC124682685 gene encoding pre-mRNA cleavage factor Im 25 kDa subunit 1-like: MGLEMLSAEAGPEAAGERSREEQAVEIYPLSRYYFGAKDARSLSDGAETAVDRALRLKSNFEAHGLRTCVHGVLLVELSGHPHLLLLQVRNSSFLLPGGRLRPAEQDVQGLRRKLAGKLSGADPNEDRNWQIGECIGMWWKSDFEAGPLPYLPPNARSPKECIKLFLVRLPRSRQFIVPRNLKLLAVPLSQVHANAQVYGPIISGVPNLLSKFSVNFVRG, encoded by the exons ATGGGGCTGGAGATGCTGTCGGCGGAAGCTGGGCCTGAGGCGGCGGGGGAGAGATCACGGGAGGAGCAGGCGGTGGAGATATACCCGCTGAGCCGCTACTACTTCGGAGCCAAGGACGCCCGGTCACTGTCAGACGGCGCCGAGACCGCCGTCGACCGCGCCCTCCGCCTCAAGTCCAA CTTCGAGGCTCACGGGCTCCGGACCTGTGTCCATGGCGTCTTGCTGGTAGAGCTATCCGGTCACCCGCACCTTCTGCTCCTCCAGGTCAGGAACTCCTCCTTCCTGCTCCCCGGAGGCCGCCTCAGGCCTGCCGAGCAAG ATGTCCAAGGGCTCAGACGCAAGCTTGCGGGCAAGCTATCGGGCGCCGATCCAAACGAGGACCGCAACTGGCAG ATCGGGGAGTGCATCGGAATGTGGTGGAAATCCGACTTCGAGGCCGGGCCGTTACCATATCTGCCTCCAAACGCCCGCTCACCAAAG GAATGCATAAAGCTGTTCTTGGTTAGGCTGCCGAGGTCTCGCCAGTTCATCGTGCCAAGGAACCTCAAGCTCCTAGCCGTGCCTCTGTCCCAGGTTCATGCCAATGCTCAG GTGTATGGCCCGATCATATCTGGGGTTCCGAATCTGCTGTCCAAGTTCTCCGTCAACTTTGTACGGGGATGA